A window from Populus trichocarpa isolate Nisqually-1 chromosome 3, P.trichocarpa_v4.1, whole genome shotgun sequence encodes these proteins:
- the LOC7478369 gene encoding uncharacterized protein LOC7478369 has protein sequence MSYQQHFSMGSGSRPARRNFEFGRTCVVRPQGKHQATIVWLHGLGDNGSSCSQLLENLPLPNVKWICPTAPTRPVALLGGFPCTAWFDVGEISEESPDDWEGLDASAAHIANLLSTEPADVKIAIGGFSMGAATALYSATCAAFGRYGNGNAYPINLRAVVGLSGWLPGSRSLRTKVEGSHEAARRAASLPIFICHGTSDDVVPYNYGEKSAQCLNTAGFRNLTFKSYEGLGHYTVPREMDEVRNWLTARLGLDGSRS, from the exons ATGAGCTACCAACAACATTTTTCCATGGGTTCTG GTAGTAGACCTGCAAGAAGAAACTTTGAATTTGGGAGGACTTGTGTGGTGAGGCCCCAAGGGAAACACCAGGCCACTATAGTTTGGTTACATGGTCTTGGTGATAATGGTTCAAG TTGTTCCCAGCTACTGGAAAACCTCCCTCTCCCTAAT GTTAAATGGATTTGCCCAACCGCTCCTACTCGTCCTGTGGCACTGCTGGGTGGATTTCCTTGCACTGCAT GGTTCGATGTGGGAGAAATTTCAGAAGAGAGTCCAGATGACTGGGAGGGTTTAGATGCTTCAGCAGCACATATAGCAAACTTATTGTCTACTGAACCGGCTGATG tTAAAATTGCTATTGGAGGCTTCAGTATGGGTGCTGCAACAGCCCTTTATTCTGCAACTTGTGCTGCCTTTGGACGATATGGTAACGGTAATGCGTACCCTATCAACCTCAGAGCAGTTGTTGGACTAAGTGGCTGGCTTCCAGGTTCAAG GAGCTTAAGGACCAAAGTCGAAGGGTCACATGAGGCTGCAAGGCGTGCTGCATCCTTGCCCATTTTTATTTGCCACGGAACAA GTGATGATGTAGTCCCCTATAACTACGGAGAGAAATCTGCTCAATGCTTGAACACAGCAGGATTTCGAAACCTGACATTCAAATCTTATGAAGG GCTTGGTCACTACACAGTCCCGAGAGAAATGGATGAGGTTCGCAATTGGCTTACAGCGAGGCTGGGCCTTGACGGCTCCCGCTCTTAG
- the LOC7475721 gene encoding CRC domain-containing protein TSO1, which produces MGDGQQESQAAVAAGSSSYQSMSTMQTPRDSLHSIPFEQQATLCEGTMPSSENADIIELNQMSPERNSKKAKYSTESEGCRRRNCKRSRCLKL; this is translated from the exons ATGGGAGATGGACAGCAGGAAAGTCAAGCTGCTGTGGCCGCAGGTTCTTCCAGTTATCAATCTATGAGTACTATGCAAACTCCTCGCGATTCTTTGCATTCGATACCATTTGAGCAGCAGGCAACTCTGTGCGAAGGGACAATGCCTTCTTCAGAAAATGCTGACATAATCGAGTTGAACCAAATGAGCCCTGAGAGGAATAG CAAGAAGGCAAAGTACTCCACCGAGAGTGAGGGTTGCAGACGTCGCAACTGTAAGAGATCAAGATGCTTGAAACT ATGA
- the LOC7475720 gene encoding periodic tryptophan protein 2 isoform X1, with amino-acid sequence MNYRFQNLLGAPYRGGNVVITQNTQLISPVGNRVSITDLIKSQTITLPLQSSSNIRRIAASPDGTFLLTVDENHRCHFINTARRVILHRINFKNTVNAVKFSPDGKFIAVAAGKLVQLWRSPGFKKDFFAFELVRTIADCEDTVTAIDWSLDCKYLLVGSKDLSARLFCVEKLKDGILNKPFLFLGHRDNVVGCFFGYDKKNTNKVSKVYTITRDCYIFSWGYSGNNDGNFDENDGGISEPAFPGTPERDGEGNMDSGSVGTVKKRKDFDGKDEGYLHKEKWELLRKDGFMQSPAKLTACDYHRGLDMVVVGFSNGVFGLYQMPDFVCMHLLSISREKITAAVFNEIGNWLTFGCAKLGQLLVWEWRSESYVLKQQGHYFDVNCLTYSPDSQLLATGADDNKVKVWTVSSGFCFVTFSEHTNAVTALHFMANNHCLLSASLDGTVRAWDLFRYRNFRTFTTPSSRQFVSLAADQSGEVICAGTLDSFEIFVWSMKTGRLLDVLSGHAGPVHGLTFSPSNAVLASSSWDKTVRLWDVFEGKGAVETFPHTHDVLTVVYRPDGRQLACSTLDGQIHFWDTIDGLLMYTIEGRRDIAGGRLMTDRRSAANSTAGKCFTTLCYSADGSYILAGGSSKFICMYDVADQVLLRRFQITHNLSLDGVLDFLNSKKMTDAGPLDLIDDDDSDAEEGVDKQTRGKLGYDLPGSMPNRGRPIIRTKCLRIAPTGRSFAAATTEGVLVYSIDESFIFDPTDLDMDVTPEAVEEALDEDQPNRALIISLRLNEDSLIKKCIFSVSPLDIPAIASSVPYRYLQRLIEAFSDLLESCPHLEFILRWCQELCKAHGNSIQQNSRNLLPALKSLQKAITRIHQDLADTCSSNEYMLRYLCSSNNK; translated from the exons ATGAATTACAGATTCCAAAACTTGCTTGGAGCTCCCTACAGAGGAGGCAACGTTGTAATTACTCAAAACACCCAACTAATCTCACCAGTCGGCAACCGAGTCTCTATCACCGACCTCATCAAATCCCAAACCATAACCCTCCCACTCCAATCCTCCTCCAACATCCGCCGCATTGCCGCCTCCCCCGACGGAACTTTCCTCCTTACTGTCGACGAGAACCACCGCTGCCACTTCATCAATACCGCCCGCCGCGTCATCCTCCACCGCATTAACTTCAAGAATACAGTGAATGCCGTCAAATTCAGCCCCGATGGTAAATTTATCGCGGTTGCAGCGGGAAAATTGGTCCAACTCTGGCGGTCTCCGGGGTTCAAGAAAGATTTTTTCGCTTTCGAGTTAGTTAGGACCATAGCTGATTGCGAGGATACAGTTACAGCAATTGATTGGAGCTTAGACTGTAAGTATTTGCTTGTTGGCTCGAAGGACTTATCGGCACGCCTCTTTTGTGTTGAGAAATTGAAAGACGGGATTTTGAATAAgccctttttgtttttaggaCATAGAGATAATGTAGTTGGTTGTTTCTTTGGTtatgataagaaaaatactaataagGTTAGTAAGGTTTATACAATTACGCgtgattgttatatttttagCTGGGGTTATAGTGGTAATAATGACggtaattttgatgaaaatgatgGGGGGATTTCAGAGCCGGCCTTCCCGGGGACGCCGGAGAGGGATGGGGAAGGGAATATGGATAGTGGAAGCGTGGGTACTGTTAAGAAAAGGAAGGATTTTGATGGGAAAGATGAGGGGTATTTGCACAAAGAGAAGTGGGAGCTGTTAAGGAAAGATGGGTTTATGCAATCACCGGCGAAGTTAACTGCATGTGATTACCATAGGGGGCTTGATATGGTGGTGGTGGGGTTTTCTAATGGTGTTTTTGGGTTATATCAAATGCCTGATTTTGTTTGCATGCATTTGTTGTCGATTTCGAGGGAGAAGATAACTGCTGCAGTTTTCAATGAGATTGGGAATTGGTTGACATTTGGTTGTGCAAAGTTGGGGCAGTTGCTTGTGTGGGAATGGCGGTCAGAGAGTTATGTGTTGAAGCAACAAGGGCATTACTTTGACGTGAATTGCTTGACTTACTCTCCAGATTCACAATTGCTGGCTACTGGTGCAGATGATAACAAAGTAAAG GTGTGGACCGTTTCATCTGGCTTTTGCTTTGTAACATTCTCAGAGCACACAAATGCTGTGACCGCGCTTCATTTTATGGCAAACAACCATTGTCTTTTAAGTGCATCTCTTGATGGAACTGTACGTGCATGGGATTTGTTCCGTTATCGAAATTTTAGGACATTTACCACCCCTTCTTCAAGGCAGTTTGTCTCTTTGGCAGCAGACCAAAGTGGGGAAGTCATTTGTGCTGGAACTCTAGATTCATTTGAG ATATTTGTTTGGTCAATGAAGACAGGCCGTTTATTGGATGTCCTTAGTGGTCATGCAGGTCCTGTTCATGGGCTGACATTTTCTCCCTCAAAT GCAGTCTTAGCTTCATCATCATGGGACAAAACTGTTCGCCTGTGGGATGTTTTTGAAGGAAAAGGTGCCGTTGAAACGTTTCCTCACACACATGATGTTCTTACTGTAGTTTACCGTCCAGATGGACGGCAATTAGCTTGCAGCACATTAGATGGGCAGATTCATTTCTGGGACACAATTGATGGCTTGTTAATGTACACAATCGAGGGCCGCAGGGATATTGCTGGAGGGCGTCTCATGACTGATCGTAGATCAGCAGCAAACTCAACTGCAGGAAAGTGCTTCACAACCTTGTGCTATTCTGCTGATGGGAGTTACATTTTAGCTGGTGGAAGTAGCAAGTTCATCTGTATGTACGATGTTGCTGATCAG GTTCTGCTGCGTCGCTTCCAAATAACTCACAATCTTTCATTAGATGGAGTGCTGGATTTCTTGAACTCGAAGAAGATGACAGATGCAGGTCCACTTGATTTAATCGATGATGATGACTCTGATGCTGAAGAGGGTGTTGATAAACAAACTCGAGGAAAGTTGGGATATGATTTACCAGGATCCATGCCCAATCGTGGAAGGCCTATTATTAGAACAAAATGTCTGAGAATTGCACCTACCGGGCGAAGCTTTGCAGCGGCAACTACAGAGGGGGTTCTAGTTTATTCCATTGATGAATCCTTCATCTTTGATCCCACTGATCTAGACATGGATGTTACACCAGAG GCAGTTGAAGAAGCATTAGATGAAGATCAACCAAACAGAGCTTTAATTATCAGCCTTCGCCTGAACGAGGattctctaattaaaaaatgcattttttctgTCAGTCCATTGGATATACCAGCTATTGCCTCCTCAGTCCCATACAGATATCTGCAAAGATTAATAGAAGCATTTTCTGATCTTTTGGAAAGCTGTCCGCACTTGGAGTTTATACTCCGCTGGTGTCAG GAGCTGTGCAAAGCTCATGGAaattcaattcaacaaaattCCAGAAATCTTCTTCCCGCATTAAAATCCTTGCAGAAAGCAATTACTAGAATACATCAGGATTTGGCAGATACTTGTTCGTCTAATGAATACATGTTACGATATTTATGCTCAAGCAACAACAAATGA
- the LOC7475720 gene encoding periodic tryptophan protein 2 isoform X2 gives MNYRFQNLLGAPYRGGNVVITQNTQLISPVGNRVSITDLIKSQTITLPLQSSSNIRRIAASPDGTFLLTVDENHRCHFINTARRVILHRINFKNTVNAVKFSPDGKFIAVAAGKLVQLWRSPGFKKDFFAFELVRTIADCEDTVTAIDWSLDCKYLLVGSKDLSARLFCVEKLKDGILNKPFLFLGHRDNVVGCFFGYDKKNTNKVSKVYTITRDCYIFSWGYSGNNDGNFDENDGGISEPAFPGTPERDGEGNMDSGSVGTVKKRKDFDGKDEGYLHKEKWELLRKDGFMQSPAKLTACDYHRGLDMVVVGFSNGVFGLYQMPDFVCMHLLSISREKITAAVFNEIGNWLTFGCAKLGQLLVWEWRSESYVLKQQGHYFDVNCLTYSPDSQLLATGADDNKVKVWTVSSGFCFVTFSEHTNAVTALHFMANNHCLLSASLDGTVRAWDLFRYRNFRTFTTPSSRQFVSLAADQSGEVICAGTLDSFEAVLASSSWDKTVRLWDVFEGKGAVETFPHTHDVLTVVYRPDGRQLACSTLDGQIHFWDTIDGLLMYTIEGRRDIAGGRLMTDRRSAANSTAGKCFTTLCYSADGSYILAGGSSKFICMYDVADQVLLRRFQITHNLSLDGVLDFLNSKKMTDAGPLDLIDDDDSDAEEGVDKQTRGKLGYDLPGSMPNRGRPIIRTKCLRIAPTGRSFAAATTEGVLVYSIDESFIFDPTDLDMDVTPEAVEEALDEDQPNRALIISLRLNEDSLIKKCIFSVSPLDIPAIASSVPYRYLQRLIEAFSDLLESCPHLEFILRWCQELCKAHGNSIQQNSRNLLPALKSLQKAITRIHQDLADTCSSNEYMLRYLCSSNNK, from the exons ATGAATTACAGATTCCAAAACTTGCTTGGAGCTCCCTACAGAGGAGGCAACGTTGTAATTACTCAAAACACCCAACTAATCTCACCAGTCGGCAACCGAGTCTCTATCACCGACCTCATCAAATCCCAAACCATAACCCTCCCACTCCAATCCTCCTCCAACATCCGCCGCATTGCCGCCTCCCCCGACGGAACTTTCCTCCTTACTGTCGACGAGAACCACCGCTGCCACTTCATCAATACCGCCCGCCGCGTCATCCTCCACCGCATTAACTTCAAGAATACAGTGAATGCCGTCAAATTCAGCCCCGATGGTAAATTTATCGCGGTTGCAGCGGGAAAATTGGTCCAACTCTGGCGGTCTCCGGGGTTCAAGAAAGATTTTTTCGCTTTCGAGTTAGTTAGGACCATAGCTGATTGCGAGGATACAGTTACAGCAATTGATTGGAGCTTAGACTGTAAGTATTTGCTTGTTGGCTCGAAGGACTTATCGGCACGCCTCTTTTGTGTTGAGAAATTGAAAGACGGGATTTTGAATAAgccctttttgtttttaggaCATAGAGATAATGTAGTTGGTTGTTTCTTTGGTtatgataagaaaaatactaataagGTTAGTAAGGTTTATACAATTACGCgtgattgttatatttttagCTGGGGTTATAGTGGTAATAATGACggtaattttgatgaaaatgatgGGGGGATTTCAGAGCCGGCCTTCCCGGGGACGCCGGAGAGGGATGGGGAAGGGAATATGGATAGTGGAAGCGTGGGTACTGTTAAGAAAAGGAAGGATTTTGATGGGAAAGATGAGGGGTATTTGCACAAAGAGAAGTGGGAGCTGTTAAGGAAAGATGGGTTTATGCAATCACCGGCGAAGTTAACTGCATGTGATTACCATAGGGGGCTTGATATGGTGGTGGTGGGGTTTTCTAATGGTGTTTTTGGGTTATATCAAATGCCTGATTTTGTTTGCATGCATTTGTTGTCGATTTCGAGGGAGAAGATAACTGCTGCAGTTTTCAATGAGATTGGGAATTGGTTGACATTTGGTTGTGCAAAGTTGGGGCAGTTGCTTGTGTGGGAATGGCGGTCAGAGAGTTATGTGTTGAAGCAACAAGGGCATTACTTTGACGTGAATTGCTTGACTTACTCTCCAGATTCACAATTGCTGGCTACTGGTGCAGATGATAACAAAGTAAAG GTGTGGACCGTTTCATCTGGCTTTTGCTTTGTAACATTCTCAGAGCACACAAATGCTGTGACCGCGCTTCATTTTATGGCAAACAACCATTGTCTTTTAAGTGCATCTCTTGATGGAACTGTACGTGCATGGGATTTGTTCCGTTATCGAAATTTTAGGACATTTACCACCCCTTCTTCAAGGCAGTTTGTCTCTTTGGCAGCAGACCAAAGTGGGGAAGTCATTTGTGCTGGAACTCTAGATTCATTTGAG GCAGTCTTAGCTTCATCATCATGGGACAAAACTGTTCGCCTGTGGGATGTTTTTGAAGGAAAAGGTGCCGTTGAAACGTTTCCTCACACACATGATGTTCTTACTGTAGTTTACCGTCCAGATGGACGGCAATTAGCTTGCAGCACATTAGATGGGCAGATTCATTTCTGGGACACAATTGATGGCTTGTTAATGTACACAATCGAGGGCCGCAGGGATATTGCTGGAGGGCGTCTCATGACTGATCGTAGATCAGCAGCAAACTCAACTGCAGGAAAGTGCTTCACAACCTTGTGCTATTCTGCTGATGGGAGTTACATTTTAGCTGGTGGAAGTAGCAAGTTCATCTGTATGTACGATGTTGCTGATCAG GTTCTGCTGCGTCGCTTCCAAATAACTCACAATCTTTCATTAGATGGAGTGCTGGATTTCTTGAACTCGAAGAAGATGACAGATGCAGGTCCACTTGATTTAATCGATGATGATGACTCTGATGCTGAAGAGGGTGTTGATAAACAAACTCGAGGAAAGTTGGGATATGATTTACCAGGATCCATGCCCAATCGTGGAAGGCCTATTATTAGAACAAAATGTCTGAGAATTGCACCTACCGGGCGAAGCTTTGCAGCGGCAACTACAGAGGGGGTTCTAGTTTATTCCATTGATGAATCCTTCATCTTTGATCCCACTGATCTAGACATGGATGTTACACCAGAG GCAGTTGAAGAAGCATTAGATGAAGATCAACCAAACAGAGCTTTAATTATCAGCCTTCGCCTGAACGAGGattctctaattaaaaaatgcattttttctgTCAGTCCATTGGATATACCAGCTATTGCCTCCTCAGTCCCATACAGATATCTGCAAAGATTAATAGAAGCATTTTCTGATCTTTTGGAAAGCTGTCCGCACTTGGAGTTTATACTCCGCTGGTGTCAG GAGCTGTGCAAAGCTCATGGAaattcaattcaacaaaattCCAGAAATCTTCTTCCCGCATTAAAATCCTTGCAGAAAGCAATTACTAGAATACATCAGGATTTGGCAGATACTTGTTCGTCTAATGAATACATGTTACGATATTTATGCTCAAGCAACAACAAATGA